A genomic segment from Rickettsiella endosymbiont of Miltochrista miniata encodes:
- the dotA gene encoding type IVB secretion system protein DotA translates to MKKILLSGFLCLFPSLLLADNLTLTPPSTDLSMSYLATIFGVVDGVLHGTGSQILGTMFGAFNAIILVMASVILTYVLFISILNTSHEGEFLGKKWSSIWVPLRTVMGIGLLLPKASGYSFIQIMVMWVVVQGIGAADEVWNVALNYMNRNGTIVEPIQSLAPDPTSGKANNTFLINKAGSILKSEACMLAVQNALMRQNAASPSSGTPTAPVPDFMSSLSVTGKGSDGLNTGLPIKYSKDTGGFITFPGREGLVKTPYEKYIGMCGNVSWDFIGKSDNAKVYNPAQLTANDSASIAARQMTLDIGSLAKSIANKLVPPYTDKSDKTVPVINLLVDDTIFVPDALVGTGDDYFAIVKPALRSLDDDANKKYKDFIKNAKDTGWILAGSYYYNMARLEQNIKKNTGILAIKDKMNTSFVPTYDKGSFNDISDDNVKINLKNNLPSNDGVIDKYILAEIANAGKNNNPGPETNPSFPANIHATSGGVGSMVNGLMNLIFPRVYDFEKTLANNINKEQMDPIFALVSVGNGLVSMVEQIWIAILAAAVGLGGIGAVVSFFFPGPAIVAGLVASIIVSIFMPLITVWMIANLLLGSVLSYYVPLIPFFLFTFGAITWFAVVLEAILAAPLVALGITHPEGHDFLGRSEQSVMLLASVFLRPMLMIFGLIFGIILSYVALSVFNRGFAIAAQFLTEYNGDLFSMIYQLAMMAIYTAAILAIVNRCFAMIYEVPNKVLRWIGGQAEGSHEEQMLQSIRSQHDGDVRQVAQQAPTSETLTGAITTGQKAGEALSSGSQTSASSSSGGGGNSAGGDAAAGGGVPPEAALL, encoded by the coding sequence ATGAAAAAGATTCTATTAAGTGGCTTTCTCTGCTTGTTTCCATCCTTATTATTAGCAGATAACTTAACTTTAACACCACCCAGTACAGATTTATCGATGTCGTATTTAGCGACTATTTTTGGTGTCGTGGATGGCGTATTACATGGAACAGGAAGTCAAATTTTAGGAACTATGTTCGGTGCCTTTAATGCCATTATATTAGTCATGGCTTCTGTCATATTAACCTATGTTTTATTTATTTCGATCTTAAATACTTCACATGAAGGTGAGTTTCTCGGTAAAAAATGGTCATCGATATGGGTACCTTTAAGAACCGTCATGGGTATCGGTTTATTATTACCGAAAGCGAGCGGTTATTCGTTTATACAAATCATGGTGATGTGGGTGGTGGTACAAGGAATCGGTGCAGCGGATGAAGTCTGGAATGTTGCTTTAAATTATATGAATCGTAACGGGACCATCGTTGAACCGATACAATCTCTGGCACCCGATCCAACATCTGGAAAAGCAAATAATACTTTTCTTATTAATAAAGCAGGAAGTATTCTTAAGTCAGAAGCCTGCATGCTCGCGGTGCAAAATGCGCTAATGCGTCAAAATGCTGCAAGCCCATCTTCCGGTACTCCCACGGCTCCCGTTCCTGATTTCATGAGCTCACTGTCTGTAACTGGGAAAGGTTCTGATGGCTTAAACACCGGCTTACCAATAAAGTACTCAAAAGATACGGGTGGGTTTATAACATTTCCTGGTAGAGAAGGTTTAGTTAAAACACCTTACGAAAAATATATAGGTATGTGCGGGAACGTTTCTTGGGATTTTATTGGTAAGAGTGATAATGCCAAAGTGTATAACCCGGCGCAATTGACCGCCAATGATAGTGCCAGTATTGCGGCTAGACAAATGACTTTAGATATAGGTTCGCTAGCTAAATCCATAGCCAATAAATTAGTTCCTCCTTACACAGATAAATCAGATAAAACAGTTCCAGTAATTAATTTGCTTGTAGACGATACTATCTTTGTTCCCGATGCATTAGTCGGTACCGGTGATGATTATTTTGCAATCGTAAAACCTGCTTTACGATCCTTAGATGACGATGCCAATAAAAAATATAAGGATTTTATCAAAAATGCTAAAGATACCGGCTGGATACTGGCCGGAAGTTATTACTACAACATGGCACGTTTAGAACAAAATATAAAGAAAAATACTGGTATATTGGCAATTAAGGACAAAATGAATACATCATTTGTTCCAACGTATGACAAAGGAAGTTTTAACGATATCTCTGATGACAATGTTAAAATTAACTTAAAAAATAATTTGCCTAGCAATGACGGCGTGATTGATAAATATATTCTTGCCGAAATCGCTAACGCAGGAAAGAATAATAATCCAGGGCCTGAAACAAATCCTTCGTTTCCAGCGAATATACACGCAACTTCTGGGGGCGTGGGGTCTATGGTAAATGGACTAATGAATCTCATATTCCCACGTGTATATGATTTCGAAAAAACTCTAGCAAATAATATTAATAAGGAACAAATGGATCCTATTTTTGCTCTAGTATCGGTAGGAAATGGTCTAGTTAGCATGGTAGAGCAAATATGGATAGCTATATTAGCCGCTGCTGTGGGATTAGGTGGGATTGGTGCTGTAGTTTCGTTTTTCTTCCCTGGGCCTGCGATTGTAGCGGGTTTAGTTGCTTCGATAATAGTGTCGATATTTATGCCATTAATTACAGTCTGGATGATCGCTAATTTGCTGCTAGGTTCGGTACTATCCTATTACGTGCCACTTATTCCTTTTTTCCTATTTACGTTTGGTGCCATTACTTGGTTTGCAGTCGTGCTAGAGGCAATTTTAGCTGCACCATTAGTTGCTTTAGGTATTACTCATCCAGAAGGACATGATTTTTTAGGGAGGTCAGAGCAGTCGGTTATGTTGCTGGCTAGTGTTTTTTTAAGGCCGATGTTAATGATATTTGGTTTAATTTTTGGAATTATTTTATCTTATGTCGCATTGTCGGTATTTAACCGTGGTTTTGCTATTGCTGCACAGTTTTTAACAGAATACAACGGCGATTTATTTAGTATGATCTATCAGTTAGCGATGATGGCTATTTATACCGCCGCAATATTAGCTATTGTTAATCGATGCTTTGCGATGATTTATGAGGTGCCGAATAAGGTATTACGCTGGATCGGTGGCCAAGCAGAAGGTAGTCACGAAGAACAGATGTTGCAAAGCATTCGTAGTCAACATGATGGAGATGTAAGACAAGTGGCTCAGCAAGCGCCCACCAGTGAAACGCTTACTGGCGCGATTACAACTGGGCAAAAAGCCGGCGAAGCTTTATCCTCAGGTAGTCAAACCTCAGCTAGCAGTTCTAGTGGGGGTGGTGGAAATAGCGCTGGCGGCGATGCAGCAGCAGGCGGAGGAGTGCCGCCTGAAGCAGCGCTGCTATAG
- the icmV gene encoding type IVB secretion system protein IcmV encodes MSFFGGIKKIIKPAVDVPKWIDYRQLVKSNRSIFGFIKKFFIPDQAKTQESFEEALLRLKLTPADLIQRSKEFTRLMWIWIFLFLLTLSYSIYFLYNNALRGFFPCLAISVIILTQIFRYHFWLFQIKQRRLGCGFRDWLNNQFIIGKKK; translated from the coding sequence GTGAGTTTTTTTGGTGGTATAAAAAAAATAATTAAGCCAGCTGTTGATGTTCCGAAGTGGATAGACTATCGGCAATTGGTTAAAAGCAATCGTTCGATTTTCGGATTTATTAAAAAGTTTTTCATTCCTGATCAAGCTAAGACACAGGAGTCCTTTGAAGAGGCACTGTTACGTCTTAAGCTAACTCCAGCCGATTTAATTCAACGCAGTAAAGAATTTACGCGTTTGATGTGGATATGGATTTTTCTTTTCTTACTGACTCTTAGCTATAGCATTTATTTCTTATATAATAATGCTTTACGAGGATTTTTTCCTTGTCTTGCCATTAGCGTTATTATTTTAACGCAAATCTTTCGTTATCATTTTTGGCTTTTTCAAATTAAGCAGCGTCGGTTAGGTTGCGGTTTTCGTGATTGGTTAAATAATCAATTTATTATTGGAAAGAAAAAATAA
- the icmW gene encoding type IVB secretion system protein IcmW: MPDLTHKGSHLYWKHYQDPLIYRVLCFMESVESWTQDGDSALEASILELGKELDDIDKVDLDKLAQQALFIRLGNHLGMSRTLRLLQALDTSHPGSAAKLLMHAEEVSNGPEDEAGLFLRRNISFERLRLLARVFSQDRLDLVLKALEGE, from the coding sequence ATGCCTGATCTCACTCACAAAGGTTCACATCTCTATTGGAAACACTATCAAGACCCTTTGATCTATCGGGTTCTTTGCTTCATGGAAAGTGTTGAATCCTGGACTCAGGATGGCGATAGCGCACTTGAAGCCAGTATCTTAGAACTGGGTAAAGAGCTGGATGATATCGATAAAGTCGATCTGGATAAACTCGCTCAACAAGCTTTGTTTATCCGTTTAGGCAACCACTTAGGTATGTCACGTACTTTACGTCTACTCCAAGCCTTAGATACATCACATCCAGGTTCTGCCGCTAAATTACTCATGCATGCCGAAGAAGTCAGTAATGGTCCTGAAGATGAAGCTGGCTTATTTCTGCGTAGGAATATTAGCTTTGAGCGCTTACGTCTACTCGCCAGAGTTTTTTCGCAAGATCGTTTGGACTTAGTTTTAAAAGCGTTAGAGGGGGAGTAA
- the dxs gene encoding 1-deoxy-D-xylulose-5-phosphate synthase: MSGNADKNSSAKSILEQINSPAQLRNLTPTQLPQLATELRAFLIQTLDQCGGHFAANLGTVELTIALHYVFNTPYDHIVWDVGHQAYPHKILTGRREQLCSIRKTHGLAPFPSREESSFDSFGVGHSSTSISAALGFSVAAKKNNTGQKAIAVIGDGAMTAGMAFEALNHAGDIHADLLVVLNDNDMSISNNVGALSNYFARILSSKLYSSVREGSKRILESIPSVRKLAKRTEEHVKGMLVPGTLFEELGFNYIGPIDGHDLPLLLNTLSNLRQLSGPQLVHVITTKGKGYTAAEQNPIAYHAVNPHFLAPVLPTTANKPKPRTYANIFGQWICDMAATDERLIAITPAMREGSDLIEFSERYPDRYFDVGIAEQHAVTFAAGLACAGQKPVVAIYSTFLQRAYDQLIHDVALQNLPVLFALDRAGIVGGDGATHHGCFDLSYLRCIPNLTIMTPSNENELRQMLYTGFQLTTPCAVRYPRGVGRGTLVEEKMSCIPIGKAEICRKGLSIALLAFGSMLHPALSVGESLDATVVNMRFVKPLDEKLLRNLAKTHGLLVSLEENVKVGGAGSAVSEFLHQQGIPCDVLILGLPGQFIEHGDPNTLLAEAGLDAATILSVIEQRLALSLTF, from the coding sequence TTGAGCGGCAACGCAGACAAAAATTCAAGTGCGAAGAGTATATTAGAACAGATTAATTCTCCCGCACAGTTGCGCAACCTCACACCTACGCAGCTGCCGCAATTAGCCACAGAGCTCAGAGCGTTTCTTATTCAAACGCTGGATCAATGTGGGGGTCATTTTGCCGCTAATTTAGGAACCGTAGAATTAACCATTGCCTTGCATTATGTGTTTAATACGCCATACGATCATATTGTTTGGGACGTCGGCCATCAGGCCTATCCACATAAAATTCTGACCGGTCGCCGCGAACAACTCTGCAGTATTCGAAAAACTCATGGTTTAGCGCCCTTTCCTTCGCGCGAAGAAAGTTCATTTGATAGCTTTGGTGTCGGTCATTCGAGCACTTCTATTAGCGCAGCATTAGGATTTAGTGTCGCCGCTAAAAAAAATAACACCGGCCAAAAAGCGATAGCAGTTATAGGCGATGGAGCGATGACTGCAGGTATGGCCTTTGAAGCTTTAAATCATGCGGGCGATATCCATGCGGATCTTTTAGTCGTACTCAATGACAATGACATGTCGATTTCCAACAATGTCGGCGCCTTATCTAATTATTTTGCGCGTATATTATCCAGTAAACTTTACTCTAGTGTGAGAGAAGGCAGTAAAAGAATTTTAGAATCTATTCCCAGTGTACGTAAACTCGCTAAACGTACTGAAGAGCATGTCAAAGGGATGTTAGTACCGGGTACTTTATTTGAAGAATTAGGTTTTAATTATATTGGCCCGATTGATGGCCATGACTTACCTTTATTGTTAAATACACTCAGCAATTTACGTCAATTATCTGGCCCGCAACTGGTTCATGTCATTACTACCAAAGGCAAAGGTTATACTGCCGCAGAACAAAACCCTATTGCTTATCATGCCGTCAACCCACATTTTTTAGCGCCGGTATTACCCACTACTGCGAATAAACCCAAACCTAGAACCTACGCGAATATTTTTGGGCAATGGATTTGCGATATGGCGGCTACCGATGAGCGTCTAATCGCGATTACACCGGCGATGCGTGAAGGATCGGATCTAATAGAGTTTTCGGAACGTTATCCGGATCGTTACTTTGACGTTGGCATCGCGGAACAACATGCCGTCACTTTCGCGGCAGGTTTAGCCTGCGCAGGTCAAAAACCAGTAGTTGCCATTTATTCTACCTTTTTGCAACGTGCTTATGATCAACTGATACATGATGTTGCGCTACAAAATCTACCTGTATTGTTTGCTTTAGATAGGGCCGGAATTGTCGGTGGAGACGGCGCAACCCACCATGGTTGCTTTGATCTATCTTATCTGCGTTGCATTCCGAATCTGACTATCATGACACCGAGCAATGAAAATGAATTAAGACAAATGCTTTACACTGGTTTTCAACTAACCACGCCTTGCGCAGTACGATATCCGCGTGGCGTCGGGAGAGGCACTTTAGTAGAAGAAAAAATGTCATGTATCCCTATCGGCAAAGCAGAAATCTGTCGTAAAGGACTATCGATAGCCTTGTTGGCCTTTGGCTCCATGTTGCATCCCGCTCTCAGTGTCGGTGAGTCATTGGATGCAACTGTGGTTAATATGCGCTTCGTCAAACCTTTAGACGAAAAGTTGTTGCGTAATCTAGCAAAAACACATGGCTTATTGGTCAGCTTAGAAGAAAATGTTAAGGTAGGTGGTGCCGGGTCAGCGGTGAGTGAGTTTCTACATCAACAAGGCATTCCTTGTGATGTATTGATCTTAGGACTTCCGGGTCAATTTATTGAACATGGTGACCCAAATACATTGCTTGCAGAAGCAGGTTTAGATGCTGCTACTATTTTGTCTGTTATTGAGCAACGACTAGCACTATCACTTACTTTTTAG
- the secA gene encoding preprotein translocase subunit SecA, with protein sequence MISKLLSKFIPSRNQRVLKQFEKTVVAINALEPSMQSLSDAQLQAKTSEFKARLQDGCSLDELLIEAFAVVRETSTRVLGLRHFDVQLIGGMVLHSGKIAEMRTGEGKTLVATLPAYLNGLSGLGVHIVTVNDYLAKRDAEWMKPVYAFLGLSTGVIVSDLPLPQRQASYAADITYGTNNEFGFDYLRDNMAFSLAEKSQRILNFAIVDEVDSILIDEARTPLIISGASEESSELYIKINQIIPKLILRKEEDGPGDFYLDEKAKQAYLTEEGHQKLEELLVKQGLLNPGENLYHLTNIGLMHHVYAALRAHYLFQRDIDYIVQNNQVIIVDEHTGRLMSGRRWSDGLHQAVEAKEKANIQNENQTLASITFQNYFRLYHKLAGMTGTADTEAYEFQQIYNLEVVVIPTHLPVSRHDLADQIYLTKDEKFTAIIDDIKACQARKQPILVGTASIETSEYLSQLLEKENIPHQVLNAKFHEKEAQIIAEAGRPGTVTIATNMAGRGTDIVLGGNLKAELAALPSDSSAEEIAQHKLNWQKKHDEVIAAGGLHIIGSERHESRRIDNQLRGRSGRQGDPGSSRFYLSLQDNLMRIFASDRVAMIMQKIGMQPGEAIEHRWITRAIENAQRKVEGRNFDVRKQLLEFDNVANEQRKVIYEQRNELLATEDISPVINNLWADVIYSAIEHFIPPQSLEEQWDIPGLKNELKQNFCLDLPIDTWLEDPNCLEENLREKILFAAQNAYAEKEKLFGSPTLRQVEKTLMLQTLDTLWKDHLAAMDHLRQGIHLRGYAQKNPKQEYKRESFLLFAELLDQLKYQVISLLSCLQIQTPEDAERLEEQRRQQMPQLLDFQHQDLLATDGESLTNETATARLSTQRNSDKTGRNDPCPCGSGKKYKHCHGQIN encoded by the coding sequence ATGATTTCTAAGCTTTTAAGTAAATTTATTCCTAGCCGCAATCAGCGCGTACTAAAACAATTTGAAAAAACCGTTGTTGCGATAAATGCGCTAGAACCTAGTATGCAAAGTTTATCTGATGCGCAATTGCAAGCAAAAACATCAGAATTCAAAGCCCGCTTACAAGATGGTTGCTCTTTAGATGAATTGTTAATAGAAGCTTTTGCTGTAGTGCGTGAAACAAGTACTCGTGTGTTAGGTTTGCGTCATTTCGATGTACAACTAATTGGTGGAATGGTTTTACATAGTGGCAAAATTGCTGAAATGCGTACTGGTGAAGGTAAAACCTTAGTCGCTACCTTACCTGCTTATCTGAATGGCTTAAGTGGTTTAGGTGTACACATCGTGACTGTCAACGATTACTTAGCCAAACGCGACGCCGAATGGATGAAGCCAGTCTATGCTTTTCTAGGTTTAAGTACCGGTGTGATTGTTTCTGATCTCCCTCTTCCCCAACGACAAGCGTCTTACGCGGCAGATATTACTTACGGTACCAATAACGAATTTGGCTTTGATTATTTACGCGATAATATGGCTTTCTCATTGGCAGAAAAATCACAACGCATTTTAAATTTTGCCATTGTCGATGAAGTGGACTCCATCTTGATAGATGAAGCTCGTACCCCCTTAATTATTTCTGGTGCCAGCGAAGAAAGCTCGGAACTTTATATCAAGATCAATCAAATTATACCTAAACTGATTTTAAGAAAAGAAGAAGACGGTCCCGGCGATTTTTATCTGGATGAAAAAGCTAAACAAGCTTACTTAACCGAAGAAGGACATCAAAAGTTAGAAGAGTTATTAGTCAAACAAGGCTTACTAAATCCAGGTGAAAACTTATATCACCTGACTAATATTGGTTTAATGCATCATGTTTATGCGGCATTACGTGCACATTATCTATTTCAACGTGATATTGATTACATCGTACAAAATAATCAGGTAATCATTGTCGATGAACATACCGGCCGTTTAATGTCGGGTCGACGCTGGTCGGATGGTTTACACCAAGCAGTTGAAGCCAAAGAAAAAGCCAACATTCAAAACGAAAATCAAACCTTAGCGTCGATCACGTTTCAGAATTACTTTCGCCTCTACCATAAACTGGCGGGGATGACTGGCACCGCCGATACCGAAGCGTATGAATTCCAGCAAATTTACAATTTAGAAGTCGTCGTTATTCCCACGCATTTACCGGTTTCACGTCATGATTTAGCCGATCAAATTTATTTGACCAAAGATGAGAAATTTACCGCCATCATCGACGATATTAAAGCTTGTCAGGCGCGTAAGCAGCCGATATTAGTCGGTACTGCATCGATAGAAACATCGGAATACTTATCGCAACTGCTAGAAAAAGAAAACATTCCCCATCAAGTGCTTAACGCTAAGTTTCACGAAAAGGAAGCCCAAATTATTGCTGAAGCCGGTCGTCCTGGCACAGTAACCATTGCCACGAATATGGCTGGTCGTGGAACGGATATTGTTTTGGGTGGCAATTTAAAAGCTGAACTCGCTGCCTTACCGAGTGATAGCTCTGCGGAAGAAATTGCGCAACATAAACTTAACTGGCAAAAAAAACATGATGAAGTGATTGCCGCCGGTGGTTTACATATCATCGGTAGCGAGCGTCATGAATCACGCCGTATCGACAATCAATTACGCGGACGCTCCGGTCGACAAGGTGATCCAGGCTCCTCGCGTTTTTATTTATCCCTGCAAGATAATTTAATGCGGATTTTTGCTTCGGATCGAGTTGCCATGATTATGCAAAAGATTGGCATGCAGCCCGGCGAAGCCATTGAACATCGCTGGATAACGCGCGCCATAGAAAATGCACAACGTAAGGTAGAGGGCCGTAATTTTGATGTGCGCAAACAATTATTAGAGTTTGATAACGTCGCCAACGAACAACGTAAAGTGATTTATGAACAACGTAATGAATTATTGGCTACAGAAGATATTTCACCGGTGATTAACAATTTATGGGCTGACGTTATCTATAGCGCCATTGAACATTTTATTCCACCACAAAGCTTAGAAGAACAATGGGATATACCGGGCTTAAAAAATGAGTTGAAACAAAATTTTTGCTTAGATTTGCCGATAGACACATGGTTGGAAGATCCTAACTGTCTGGAAGAAAATCTCCGTGAAAAAATATTATTTGCCGCTCAAAATGCTTATGCAGAAAAAGAAAAATTATTTGGCTCGCCGACGCTGCGCCAAGTTGAAAAAACTTTGATGCTACAAACACTGGATACTTTATGGAAAGATCATTTAGCGGCTATGGATCATTTACGTCAAGGGATACATCTGCGTGGCTATGCACAAAAAAATCCGAAACAAGAATACAAGCGTGAATCTTTCCTATTATTTGCTGAACTTTTAGATCAATTAAAATACCAAGTCATCAGTTTATTGAGCTGTTTGCAAATACAGACACCTGAAGATGCCGAACGCTTGGAAGAGCAACGACGCCAACAAATGCCACAATTACTCGATTTTCAACATCAAGACTTATTAGCGACTGATGGGGAATCATTAACTAATGAAACTGCAACCGCTCGTCTTAGTACGCAACGAAATTCTGATAAAACAGGACGCAATGATCCTTGTCCATGCGGTTCTGGAAAAAAATATAAACATTGCCATGGTCAGATCAATTAA
- the map gene encoding type I methionyl aminopeptidase, protein MSSIIIKTSLEIDKMRIAGRLAAEVLEMIVPYVKVGVTTNHLDKICHDYIVNEQQAIPAPLNYRGFPKSICTSINHQVCHGIPSDRVLKDGDLINIDVTVIKDGYHGDTSKMFFVGKPSILAQRLSKITQECLYKSIRLVKPGTHLGDIGACIQQYAEAEGFSVVREYCGHGIGRLFHEDLQILHYGRTGTGVQLVPGMTFTIEPMINAGKRFTKLMPDQWTVITKDHSLSAQWEHTLLVTETGYEVLTKRTEERDFI, encoded by the coding sequence ATGTCATCTATTATTATAAAAACTTCGCTAGAAATCGATAAAATGCGTATTGCGGGACGCTTAGCGGCAGAAGTTTTAGAAATGATTGTCCCGTATGTTAAAGTAGGGGTTACCACCAACCACCTCGATAAAATCTGTCATGACTATATCGTCAATGAACAACAAGCCATCCCTGCTCCCTTAAACTATCGTGGTTTTCCGAAATCTATTTGCACATCTATCAATCACCAGGTCTGCCACGGCATCCCTAGCGATCGCGTCTTAAAAGATGGCGACCTGATTAATATTGATGTCACTGTCATTAAAGACGGTTACCACGGTGACACCAGTAAAATGTTTTTTGTCGGTAAACCTTCGATATTAGCGCAACGTTTATCAAAAATAACTCAAGAATGTTTGTATAAATCCATACGCTTGGTCAAGCCTGGCACCCACTTAGGTGATATTGGCGCATGCATACAACAGTATGCCGAAGCTGAAGGATTTTCCGTAGTACGTGAATATTGTGGCCATGGTATAGGTCGACTCTTCCATGAAGACTTACAAATACTGCACTATGGTCGAACCGGTACTGGGGTCCAGTTAGTCCCTGGCATGACTTTCACCATAGAGCCTATGATCAATGCCGGTAAACGTTTCACTAAACTCATGCCGGATCAATGGACAGTCATAACCAAAGATCATAGCCTATCGGCGCAATGGGAACATACATTACTCGTTACTGAAACCGGTTATGAAGTATTGACTAAACGCACCGAAGAACGAGACTTTATCTAG
- a CDS encoding efflux RND transporter periplasmic adaptor subunit, translating to MSKSLICYIFLSGLMAASAVSIVFNKKGTQLTSPVVVEAIPACLGSWQKTIEAVGSLSASQGTVIKAETSGRITGIFFRSGENVKAGAPLLQLNPDILKAQLDAAKAQTQLSKADYERGLTLYKKKVFAKADLDKVSASYQIDLAKQAQSQAAFDQTLIRAPFSGRLGLRQVNLGDIIDPSTPITNLEAINLLWVDFNIPGTEASKITMGSKILIHASAYPNKTFVGTIYAVDSHIDNDTRSLAVRASLNNAEQALLPGAFVDIQIEVGTPQTLIIVPETAVNTDDNGSFVYRIIHHKAIKTFVSIRFHEDGKIGLVSSDIHPGDQIISAGGFKVQGNSVVMVEK from the coding sequence ATGTCAAAAAGCTTAATTTGCTACATATTCCTATCCGGCTTAATGGCCGCGAGTGCGGTTAGCATCGTTTTTAATAAAAAAGGCACTCAACTCACATCTCCTGTAGTGGTGGAAGCTATTCCTGCATGCCTAGGATCTTGGCAAAAAACGATAGAGGCTGTCGGGAGTCTATCTGCCAGTCAAGGCACCGTTATCAAGGCGGAAACATCTGGCCGCATTACTGGCATTTTTTTCCGTTCCGGTGAAAATGTTAAAGCCGGTGCACCCTTGCTGCAGCTCAATCCGGATATTTTAAAAGCTCAATTAGATGCCGCTAAAGCGCAAACACAATTAAGTAAAGCCGACTATGAACGTGGTTTAACGTTGTATAAAAAAAAGGTATTTGCAAAAGCAGACCTTGATAAAGTTTCGGCAAGTTACCAAATCGATCTAGCTAAACAAGCGCAAAGTCAAGCCGCTTTCGATCAAACACTCATACGCGCGCCGTTCAGCGGACGATTAGGTCTCCGTCAGGTCAATTTAGGGGATATTATTGATCCGAGTACGCCTATTACCAACTTGGAGGCGATTAATCTCTTATGGGTAGATTTTAATATACCCGGAACGGAAGCGAGCAAAATAACGATGGGTAGCAAGATATTGATTCACGCGAGTGCTTACCCAAATAAGACATTTGTTGGCACTATTTATGCGGTTGATTCACACATCGATAATGACACACGCAGTTTAGCTGTACGCGCAAGCCTTAATAATGCGGAGCAAGCATTACTTCCTGGTGCTTTTGTTGATATTCAAATAGAAGTCGGTACACCACAAACCTTGATTATCGTCCCAGAAACCGCAGTCAATACTGATGATAACGGCAGCTTTGTGTATCGCATCATTCATCATAAAGCGATTAAAACATTCGTCAGTATCCGTTTTCATGAGGATGGAAAAATAGGGTTAGTGAGTAGTGATATTCATCCTGGAGATCAAATTATTAGCGCCGGTGGTTTTAAAGTACAAGGAAATTCAGTCGTGATGGTCGAGAAATAA